The region ACGCCATTTTTGGGAGCATCTTCAAACTCAGTGTTTACATTATCTTTTTTGATTATAAATTCGGAACCAAAGTACTTCTCAACACCAAAGATATCATTGCTAAGTAACTTATCTACCATAACCTCTATGAGGTGAATGTCTAAAAAAGAATATTTAGGAATGATATTCCATATATTTAGCTCTTTGGCATAATGAATATAGTCATTGATATTATATGCAGTCATCAAAGAGTAAATGGTATTTGGATAGTTTGTTTGAATATGCTTTACAATATCAATGCCTGACTTACCAGGTAGTCTAATATCTGTAATGGTTAGATCAATTTTTTCGTTTTGTAAAATAGTCATTGCTTCATCAAAATTTTCTGCACCAAAAACGCGGTACTTGTTTGATAGAAGGTCAATGATTGCCTCTCGGATGGAATGAATATCTTCAACGATTAGAAGTGATTTTTGCATCAGGCTGTGACTCCTTCTGTCGAATCCAGAACTGGAAAAGAGATTTTAAATCTAGTTTTGTTATCGGAGGACTTTACGCTGATATTCCCTTCATGTTCCTTTACGATAGAGTGACAAATCGAAAGTCCCAATCCTGTCCCCGTACCAGATTTGTTGTTCGTAAAGAATGGATCAAAAATTTTATGGATGATGGAATCGGGAATTCCACCTGCATCATCTTCCACGATGATATGTATCATATTTTTCGTTTTTCGAATGCTCACATTGATTTCACCAGCTCGGTAATCAAATGCCTGGAGAGAGTTGCGAAATAGGTTCATAAATAAACGTTCCATTTTGGCAGGGTGGAACGGGAATTGATAGTCATTGTCATAATCTATCTTCCAGAGTATGTTTTTGCTCAAATGAGGGTACAGTCTTGCAATCGTATCCTTTGCCCTATGAATCGTTTCTGCTATATTCCCAAGTGTAACTTTTACTTTTTCGGATTTTGCAAAGGAGATGATGTCAGATACTATCATGGCTGCCCGTGCCGTATCATTCTTAATCATTTCCAATCGTTTTTCGATTTGTTCTGGGTTTGCGGTTTTCCAACTTGATGCCAAATTTTGAAGAGTTAAACTAATGCCTGTCAGTGGATTGTTTAATTCGTGTGCAATACCAGAGACCAAGATACCTAAGGAAGCTAGGTTCCGCATTCGGAAAGATTCTTCTTCCTTTTCCTTCTGTTTGGTGACATCTGATATCTTCTCAACAATCCAAAACTCACCTTCATTTTTTGGATAGGGGTAAAATTCTATATTTAAAGTTTGTTTTTTTTCCTGAGTGCGAATAAAGATTTCCCGAGAAGTTTGTTTTTTTTCTTTTACCTGCATCTTACTGTAGGGACAATAGGGGCAAATTTCACTCTTTTGGTAGAGTACTTCGAAACATTTTCTGTTTAAAATCTTTTCAAATTCAAATATTTTTACAAAATCTATTGTGGCTAGATTTGCTCTTTGGATGTTGAAATTGGAATCAATGAGAACAATGGGATCCTGCACTACATCATAAATAGCCTCTAGCTCTCTCGCTTTCTCTGTGATCTGCTCCACTGTAGTCTCTGAATTATTGGGAGAATTCATAGAATCAATATTTCAGTGAACCATCTAACTGTTTGAAAATTCGATTTTGTTTTTTAGAACTTTGCTCTTTCTGTAACAGCCGAATGGAATACAATTGTGATTGGAAATCTTGTAAAATTTTAATGTAAAAATCTCGTTTGAAATCAGTCCTTTCTGATTTAAATGAATCATTTGTAAGGTCAGATAGTAACATCTGCTCCTCTCCCTCGATACTCGAGAAAAGAATCTTTAGGTCATTGGTTTCTTCATCCAGAGGGGTATTTTCGATTAAGATAGTTTTAGTTTTTTGTTGGATTTGTGTGTCTTCGGAAATTATGCGAATCTCTACTTTACTCAACGTATTTCCAGTAAATTCTAAGGTGATGGATTTCTCTTCGGATGTTTTGACTCGGCCCTTGTGGTTTGGATCAGTATCTATGAAGAATTTTTTGAGTGTAAATCCTTGTCGATTTGGGTACTTCCCAAGGAAAGTAAAGACCGTATTGCTTGGTAGATTGGAAACAGTTTGTACGGAAAGGAGGTCTCGATGCCTAGCCAATTCATTGTATAGGAAGAGGATTTCTTTGTCTAATGACTTTTCTTTCGACGAAGTAGCTGTCTCTCCTGAAAGAGAAACAACTACGAATAGAAATAGAGAACTAAGGTGTGCTAGATGGGGTCGTTTCAGGGCTTCTTTCATTGTCTGCCGGTACTTCGATGCTTGGTTCTGAATCAGGGAGTAGAACCTCATCCTTCTTTGCAAATAAAAAAGAGAGCGTGAGTGAAAGTATTATGAACAAAATGGCCGCAACCCTTGTCGTTTTGGTCATAACATCCGCGGTGGATGCTCCAAACACTGACTGGCTAGCTGTTGAACCACCTAACATTCCGGCTGAGCCGCCTTTGCCTGTTTGAATCATCACTAAAAGTATCAAAAACAATGATACCAAAATGAAAAGAGTAAGAATTGTTCCGATTAAAAATCCCATAAAAAATCCTTTATTTTATCAATCCTAAAAATGAGTCCAATTTTTGGCTAGCTCCACCAACCAAACCACCATCAATGTTGGGTTTGGAAAGAAGAGAAGCAATGTTGTCTGGCTTAACCGAACCACCATATAAAATCTGAATGGATTCAGCTATCGTTTGCGCACCTACAAACAAAGAAGAAATTTCCTTTCGTATGTAGGCATGTGCTTCTTCAGCTTGCTCGGGGCTTGCCACTTTTCCCGTACCAATTGCCCAAACGGGTTCATATGCTATGACTAAATGTTTGAACTGGTCACTAGGAACTCCAAAGAGTCCTTTTTTGATCTGCTCACTCAGCACGGAAAAGGTTTGGTTTGATTCCCTTTCTGCTAAGGTTTCACCAACACAATACACAACCTGGATCCCACGTGAAAGAAAGTACTTAATCTTTTGGTTGCAAATCTCATTGCTTTCTCCCAAAAATTGGCGGCGTTCACTGTGTCCGACTAAAATCAATTGGATGCCAATCTCTTCTAATTGGTCAGGAGAAATTTCGCCCGTCATGGCAGTGAGAGAGCTAGGGTAGGCATTTTGAGCTCCTACTTTTACCTTACTGCCTTCCAAGATTTCACTGACAGAGAGGAGGTGGCTTGCACTAGGAAAAACCATCACATCTATATGGTTAGGTGTCGAAAGGTTTCGGAGGCCAAGAGCAATTTGTTTGGCTTCTGAAAGTTTTAGATTCATTTTCCAATTTCCAGCGATGATTTTTCTTCTCATGTTATCCCTCTTCTTTGGCGATCAAACAGGCAACACCTGGTAGAGTTTTGCCTTCTAAAAATTCTAAGGAGGCACCGCCACCCGTTGATATGTGAGTGATCTTATCAGCAACACCTGCTTTATTGATGGCAGCAATCGAGTCGCCTCCACCTACAACGGACTTAGCCTTTGATTTGCTGATGGCCTTTGCAACTTCAATCGTGCCTTTTGCAAATTTATCCATTTCAAACACACCCATGGGACCGTTCCAAAGGATAGTCTTTGCGTTTTTGATGACTTTTGCATAGGAATCAATGGTTTTGGGTCCAATGTCCATTCCCATCCATCCATCCAAAATCCCCATCTTGTCTACAGTCTTTGATTTTGCATTTGCGTCAAACTGGTCAGCAATGATATGGTCCACAGGTATTTGTAAGTCAATGCCTTGCACACCTGCTCGGTCTATGATTTGGAATGCTTCACTTTCAAAATCCTTTTCGAAAAGGGATTTTCCAATGGGGACAGCCCGAGATCTTAAAAATGTGTAAGCCATGCCACCGCCAATGAGTAGGTGGTCAACTTTATCGATGAGATTTTTTAGGATGGCAATCTTCGAAGACACTTTTGAGCCACCAATGATAGCGACAAATGGTCGCTCTGGTCTCATCACAAGACCACCTAACATTTCGATCTCTTTTCTCATAAGAAGTCCGGCAAAAGCCGGAAGAATGTGTGCAATCCCTTCTGTGGAAGCATGCGCTCTATGAGCAGCACCAAAGGCATCATTTATGTAAACATCTGCAAGCTCCGCAAGTTGTTTACAAAAGCTTTTTTCGTTTTCCTCTTCTTCTTTGTGGAATCGAAGGTTTTCAATGAGTAAAATTTCGCCTTCCGCCAAAGCTTTGCTAGCCGAGACAACCTCGGAACCAACGACCTTTTCAATGAAACTAACTTTCGCTTTTGTGAGTTTTTGGAAGGCTTCGTATACAGGTTTCATACTGTATTTGGGCTCTGGTCCCCCTTTCGGTCTGCCTAAATGGCTCCCAATCACGAGTTTCGCTCCTTTTGAGAGCAAAAGGTCTATTGTTGGTAAGGTTTTTTCGATACGAGTTGTATCGGTTACTTTTCCGTCTTCTACGGGGACATTGAAGTCCACGCGTAGAAAGATGCGTTTGCCATGAAAGTTTTGGTCTTCAATCCGAGGAAGTTTCATCTTAGCCTTTTTTTGACATATAACGAACTAAATCCAGAACTCGGTTGGAATAACCCATTTCATTGTCATACCAAGATACCAATTTGAAAAAAGTGCTATTGAGTTCGATGCAAGCATCAGCATCAAAGATAGAAGAACGAGTATCTCCTAAGAAATCATTGGAAACAACCATCTCTTCCGTGTAGCCAAGGATGCCCTTCATGGAACCTTCACTTGCTTCTTTCATTTTCTTTTTGATTTCAGCTAAACTAGTTGGCTTTTCAGTGCGAACAGTTAGATCCACAACGGAAACATCCGGAGTTGGCACACGAAATGACATACCTGTTAACTTACCATTGACTTCTGGTATACAGAGTCCTACTGCTTTGGCAGCACCAGTCGAAGCTGGGATGATATTTTGTGAGGCACCGCGACCTCCTCGGAAGTCTTTTTTGCTAGGACCATCGACTGTCGGTTGTGTGGCGGTCATTGCATGGATAGTGGTCATAAGGCCTTCTACGATTCCAAAATTGTCGAGCACCACTTTCGTAATGGGAGCAAGGCAGTTGGTGGTACAGGATGCATTGGAAACCACATGGTCAGCGGACGGATTGTATTTTTCATGATTGACTCCCATAACGAAGGTAGGGATGTCTTTGTCTTTTGCAGGTGCTGAGATCACAACTTTTTTGGCACCAGCCTTCAAGTGTTTTTCTGCACCGACTCTATCCGTAAAATGGCCAGTAGATTCGATGACAAAGTCAACACCTAAGTCCTTCCAGGGAAGCTTTTCAGGGTCTCTTTCTGCGAAGGTTTTCACCTTTTTTCCATCGATGATGATTTCGTTTTCCGAGAAACTAACGTCACCGTCAAATCGACCGTGTGTAGAATCATATTTAAATAGATAAGACAGGTTGTCTGGGGTCACGAGGTCATTGATGGCCACGAATTCTAAATTTGGGTCTTTGATCCCTGAGCGAAGCACAAGTCGTCCAATGCGACCGAAGCCGTTGATTGCGATTTTTACCATGAGAGACTCCTAAAGGTCAATTCTAGAGGTTTTTCTGTATTGTATTTACAAAGTCTAGGAAGGAAGCCCTCTGTCACTCACTTTACGACAAAGCCGACTTGGGCACTTTCGATAGGGAGGCAAAGTCCTCCTCCGAGAGCCCCAGATCCATAGCTTTTTGGAAAATGCTTTCTAATCCCTCGGAAAGGGGTAGGGAAAGCCTTTCTTCGGAAGCAAGGTGCAAAGCATGTTCCACATCCTTGTGCATATTTTTAAGGGAGAAATGAGGCTCGAAATCCCCACTTTGGATTTGAGAAAATTTAAATTGGAATAGGGCTGAGTGGGCAGCGGATTGGCTGAGAATCGTTTGGTAGGTAGGCCAGCTAATCCCGGCATGTTTTGCCAGCTCCCATCCTTCTAGATACACTTGTAAGAGGCCAGCTTGTGTGAGGTTCAATGCTAACTTTGCTTTTTGTCCAAAGCCTACAGGACCACAATGTACGACTGCCTTGGATGTGTTTTTGTAAAAAAAAGAAAGATCATTGATCTGCTTCTCTTCACCACCAAACATAAATAAAATCTGTCCATCTCTGGCGGCAAGTTTACTTCCCGTCATTGGCGAGTCAGCGAATTCAATGTTTTGTTTGTTTGCTTCATCAAACATACGTTTTGTGATTTCGGGAGAACTTGTCCCTGTATCTAAAATGAATTTTGGAGATTTTTGGAGTGAATGTAAAAAATGTTCCCAAACAACTTCATCCCTTGTCAGACAAAGTATAGAAAGGTCAGAATGCATTGGCAAATCTGCCCATTCATTGCTTATCTTTAGGTTTGGGTGCTCGTTCCACTGCCCGATTGGTTCTTTGGAACGACGCAGCTTTTCTGGGTTTCTCGCAAAGACATATACTTTGTGTCCTGCTTGCAAACTTCGGTAAGCCATGCCTTGTCCCATGATCCCACCGCCGATGATACAGATTTCTTTCATACATTTGTGATGGAGTCTTTAGGCAAAAAGGAAAGCGAATAATGATTCCAGTATGGAAATTCATTCGAATTTTATCTGTCCAAGAGTTGTTTTGATGGGCTGGGCCTTAGGAAAAGTAGTTGGAGGGATGAGTGAAAACAAAAGAGAGTGTTTACACCATCGTATGGCTCATTCCTTCGCAGCGCTTCGGGATCTCTTTTCCATTTCGGAATTTAGGAGCCCACAGAAAGAGGCCATAGACCATTGTTTGGCAAAAAAATCGAGTTTAGTCCTCATGCCAACGGGTTCGGGAAAATCCCTTTGTTTCCAAATCCCTGCCTTTATGAACCCAGGTTTAAGCATTGTTGTGAGCCCTCTCATTGCACTGATGGTAGACCAAGTCTACTCTTTACAGAAACGAAATTTAGAGGCAGATGCCTTACATAGTGCACAGACCTCAGAGGAGAGGAACAAAGTAAACCGCAGACTGGCAGACAGAAAAATGCAACTTCTCTATGTGAGCCCTGAACGGTTTCGAAAAAAAGAATTTTGGGATCTCCTCGGGGACACAAAGGTAAACTTCTTTTTCATAGACGAAGCTCATTGTATGAGCCAGTGGGGTCACGACTTTCGGCCCGACTATGCAAAGTTAGGAGAAGTGCGGATTCGGTTGGGCAATCCTCCTATGATGGCTTTGACAGCAACTGCAAGTCCTGTCGTGCAATCAGAAATCAAAGAGCTACTTGGTTGGAACCCAATGGAGGACCTTGTTTTCGACGGAGGTATTGAACGTAACAATTTAACTTTGAGAGTAAGGTCATTTGTTGATCCGAGACAAAAAGAAAATTATTTACTTAAGGTATTAGAGAAGCAGGTCAATGGACCGACCATAGTTTACTTTAATTTGATTGAATCTCTAGAGTCTTTTTCCAACATCCTAAAATCCAATGCGATGCCACATGCAACATATCATGGGAAAAAACAAGCACATGAAAAACAGAGTGTACAGAAAAGATTCCAGAGCCAAGAAATTTCCCTCCTATTGGCAACCAATGCATTTGGAATGGGGATTGACCTTCCCAATATAAGGAGAGTTATCCATGCAGAAATGCCTCTGCAATTGGAGTCTTATTTCCAGGAAGTAGGTAGGGCGGGTCGAGATGGTTTAGTATCTGAATGTATTTTATGTTATACGGAGTCAGACTTGGCTGTTCTTTTAGATTTTGTAGAATGGCAAAATCCAAACCTCAAAATGATGAAACGAGTCTATTCACTCCTAGAAACCAAAAAAGAAGAGCTTCCCTCCTATACATATAAAGACATACAAAAGTTGGTTGGACTGAGAGGAGACCATAGATTGCAAACCGTATTAAATCTTTTGCTTCATTATGGGTTTATAGAAGGAAGTTTGGAAAGAGGCAATCTTTGTTTAGTCCAAGAATTTGATGTCTCCCACTTTCGTCCCGAGGTATTTGAGCAAAAAAAGGAAAGGGCTTTGTGGCGGCTACAACAAATGCTCCTCTATGTCAAAACAGAACACTGTCGTCTACAAAGTATATACCAGTACTTTGGCAAGGAAAGTGAGCCCTGTGGTCTTTGTGACGTTTGTAAAAAAAATACAGAAAAAAAGGATTAGCTTCGGATCACCAAACCTTTCCTACAATCAAATCCTCGGAAATAGTTCCAATGTCTCTAGAATCTACCCCAATCTCCCGATTGTCTGCCAATACAAATACATGACGAGCGGGAACGAACACTTTGTCCATATGATCTGTATCACTTTTTCCTTTTGGTAAAATTGGCAGGTTTGTTTCCTTGGGCTCCGGAAAGAGACTAGGATTTACTAATTCGCCATTGCGAAATGCTTTTCTATTTTGGATTTCAATGGCATCAGAGCCTTTTCCAAGAATCCGAGCTAGGATAAACTGACGGGAGTCCTTTGGAGAACGTATGAGAACCACATCACCCACAAGAAGATTTTTTTTCCGAAAGATGCGATTGATATAAACTGTGTCATCTTTTGCAAATGTTGGTGCCATAAAATCATTGGTAATCTTTAAGGGTGTAAACACATATAACTTTACAAGTTGGATAAGGATAAGAGATACACCAAGTGGGATTCCAATCTGAAAGGCTCTATCTTTCCAACTGATTTTCTGTTTGGATCTAGACATGGAAGTAATTGATTTCCTTCTTTAGATTTTCGGCAAGATAATTCATGGACTGAGCGTTCTCTTTTACCCCTTCACTTGACATCGCAGTATTTTGGGCATGGTTATTGATTTCGGCAATGGATCGGTTGATTTCTAACATGGCTGTTTTTTGTTCTTCCGTAGCCTCTTTGATCATATCTGAAAGTTCTTGGATGACTTTCACACCTTCATTAACTTCTTGGTTTGTATCGATTTGCCTTTGCACTATGCCCCTCATATTTTGGGTCATTTGGTAGATCTGGTTCACACCTGAAATCGTTTTGGATAAAGTGTCTATGGAATGGTCGATCTTTTCTTGGCCAACATTGATTTCCTTCTCGTTTTGCTCAATGAGTGATTCTATGTCTTCGATAGACCTGGCTGTTTTGTCAGCCAGTTTTGAAATTTCATCGGCTACTACGGCAAATCCTCTTCCGCTTGCACCCGCCCGTGCTGCCTCTATCGCAGCATTTAGCGCAAGTAAGTTGATTTGCTCGGATATAGTATGGATGATTTCAATAACTGAACTCATTTCACCAGAAGACTCTGAAATTTTATCCATAGATCGTTTCATTTCTTTCAGAGAAGCTTCACCTAATTTGGATTCATCGGTTATTTCTCTGACTTTTGTATCTGCTTTGGAAAAATTTTGATCAATGTCTCGGACTGCAGAATTCAATTCTTCCATCTTTCTTTGCAAGGATTGCAAAGTAGAGGATTGTGTATCGGCTCTCATGGCAATGTTTTCAACACCTGCTGTGATTTCTTCTACGGATGCTGAAATCTCTTCTGATCCAGCTGCTTGGCTTTGCGCTGCATCGGAAAGGAGGATCATAGATTCTAAGATTTCGTTACCTGAGTTTCCTAAGGCAAGGGCACTATCCTGCGTTTGAGTGAGAATAGATTTTAATTTTTTTTGGAACTGAGAGAGAGCCTCTGCCATGATACCGATTTCATCACGGCTAGTGCTTTCAAAAGCTGTTTTTAGATTCCCGACTGCCATTTCAGAGATCCTAGTTTTCATATGTTTCAAGGGCGAAAGTTTGGATTCGATGACAAGGATTGTGATGATACCAATCACGATCAAACTAAACAAAGAAATGATCAGAGTGCTATATAAAGTTTTGATTTGCTTTTCAAAGAGTTCTAGGATTTCAAAATGAGAATAGATATAGTAAAGAAACTCTGTATTGTGCACATAGGCATACTTTCTGGGGTGTTCATCAATGTGGATATGATAAATTTCAAAAGCTGATTCGGAACCAAACAATTGTTTTAGATATGGGTTTTCTTTGGCTGATTTGCCAATTTCAGTTTTTTGAGATGAATACAATACGGTTCCATCCTCATCTAATAAGGTAGCCGTGCCTTCGATGCCAATGTGAATATTGCTCAAGATAAACTTTCCTAGTCTTTCGATATTTAAAAATCCTCCCACAAATCCTCTGAAAGTTTCTCCTTCGTAAACAGGTAAGGTGTAAGGCGATATCATTTCACCGGAAAGAGGAGAGACAAAGCTTTGGTGTCTTTGTGGACCAGATTTTGCAACACTGATATCTCGAATTGCAAACACATCCTGTTTGTTTGAGAAGGGATAATTTTTTGTAGAGATAAAAATCCCTTTTTCTGGGTAATAATAGAACAGGGCCTCTGTCGAAGAATGGTTGGAGTTAACGTAAATATCTTCTAAAACTTTTTTGATATCGTTTTCATTTTTGGAGAAAATCGGTTTTGTTAATTCATTTGTTTCAAATAAACTTTTTGTCAAAGAATCCCGAAAGCTGACCAAGGTTAATCTTAAAACTGACTCAGAACCCAATGTACTTTCCTTCATACTTTGGTCGATTAAGGCGGATTCATTTTTGAAATTCAATCGATAGTTGATCACAAAGATCAACATAATGGCAAAGAGAAACGCAACTACGGTTTGGCTTGCTAACTTTTTAGAGAGACTTTCTCGGATCATCTCTGATGAAAAATCTGCAAATATTTCCTGGAAGAGTTGGATAATATTGAATTTTTTGAAAGCGTGGTCGGCAAAAATGAAAATAAAGAGAAGTGAAATTGAATTTGCAAGCAACAATACAACAAAAATTTCACTGAGTAAAATATAGTTCAACTTTCCAGTAAAGAGAAACAAAGAAAAGGCAAATACTGAAAACCCGATCGCATAACGAAGGATAAAATCTAAGCATGTTAAGCTTGTGAAATGTTTAATCCAAAACAAGGCTTTTTTTTGGGTAGTTTCACTTACCGTCCCATTTTGGTTTCGTTCGTTTTCGTAGCGAAAGAGAGTCCCAAAACGCAAAAAAGCAAAAAGTCCTAATCCGAGTGTAACAACAAGGAAGGAGAAAAGAGCGCTAAGGAGGATAGGTAGGCCCTCTCCCTCTTTGCGATCGGTAAAGTTGTAAACATAAAGAATGATGATAGGAACCAATCCAAAAAGGTTGAAGAGTTCGACTCGCAATAAAAAATAACGAAGGAAGGAGCGAATTTTCATAGTCTTAGATTTTGAGATCGCTCTCATAATGCAATTTCAAAATTATGCGGAAAGGTCCTGGAGAAGGATTCGTAGAATGAGTCTAAATCATAGCCAGATGAAAGATCCCCTTGTCCTGAAAAACATCCAAGGTAAAATCAAAAACCTAGGTTCCGTTCCTGGCTGTTACCTCTGGAAAAATGAGAGGGGAGATGTCATTTATGTTGGTAAGGCGATCAAATTGGAATCGCGGGTCAGGTCCTATTTAAACCCCCGCCACCCGGATAAAAAAACAAGAGCTCTCTATATTGAAATCCAGGATCTAGATTGGATTGTAACCACAACCGAAGCGGAAGCTCTCATCCTGGAAGCAACACTCATAAAAAAATACAGCCCTAAGTTTAACGTAAGGCTGAAAGACGACAAACGCTACCCGTTTATTTGCGTATCCACTAGTGAAGCCTTTCCCATGGTCTTTTTAACAAGAAAGGTGAAGGACAATGGGGATGCCTATTTTGGTCCCTTTACAGATGTTAAAGCAGCTAGAGATGCTTTAGAATTGATCCATAGAATTTTCCCTGTTCGCAAAACGAAGTTAAATTTACCTCTTCCGAAACCGCAAAGGCCTTGCCTCAATTTCCATATGCACCGCTGTTTAGGGCCTTGCCAAGGTAATGTCAGTCGAGAGGTGTATGGAGAGCTCATTTCGGAAATTCTGAGCTTTTTGGAGGGAAAAAAGGAAGGCCTTGTCCAGAGATTAAAACAAAATATGTTGGCTGCTTCTGAAAAAATGGAGTATGAACGGGCAGGATTTCTAAAAAAGAGAATTGATCAGATTAACCAAATTAGAGAGAAGCAAACTGTTGTTAGTTTAGATGGAGGGGACGAGGATATCATTGCCTTCGCTCGTAGAGAGGATGAAGGGCAGGTCATTATCCTAGAAGTTAGGGGAGGGCGTTTGGAAGGGAAAAAATCCTTTCCGATCACTGGACTTGCTTATAGCACCGAAGAAGAAATCATCCAAGCATTCCTACGCGATTATTATTTGCGGGTAAGTACCATTCCCTCTTTGATCATTCTCCCACCTCAGGCAAAAGGCAATTACGATGCCGTTCTTTCTGCTATACAAGAACATTCGAATCTACTACCCAAGCTTAAATTTCCAGAAGCAGGACAGAAGAGGTCACTCCTTCGCCTAGCTGAGAAAAATGCCGAACTTTCACTCACGGAAAGGATCCTTGCAACCAAACTTAGAGACCAAACCAATGCCCTTAAGGAAATTCAAACTAATCTGAAACTTCCGCAATTGCCCAGAGTTATCGAATGTTATGATATCTCTCATTTCCAAGGCAGTTCACCAGTGGCAAGTGGTGTGATGTTTGTAGAAGGAAAACCCTATAAGGCTGGTTACCGTCATTATAAAATCCGTGGCTATGAGGGGATCAATGATCCAGGTATGATGCACGAAGTGATCGCTAGGAGACTCTCCCATCTCATCAATGAAGATGAGCCCTTACCAGATTTGATTGTCATTGATGGGGGCCCCACGCAATTGACAAGAGCCGCAGAAGCCGCAAATGCACTAGACCTTGGTGATCTACCTATGATTGGACTTGCGAAAAAACGCGAAGAGATCTTTTTTCCAGGGGACAATGATCCTTATACTTTTGATATACACTCTCCTATGATGAGATTGATACGTTCTGTACGGGATGAAGCGCACCGATTCGGGGTAAATTACCATCGATTGCTACGAAAGAAGAAAACTCTACAATCTATCTTGGATGAGATTCCCGATGTAGG is a window of Leptospira ryugenii DNA encoding:
- the uvrC gene encoding excinuclease ABC subunit UvrC, which encodes MKDPLVLKNIQGKIKNLGSVPGCYLWKNERGDVIYVGKAIKLESRVRSYLNPRHPDKKTRALYIEIQDLDWIVTTTEAEALILEATLIKKYSPKFNVRLKDDKRYPFICVSTSEAFPMVFLTRKVKDNGDAYFGPFTDVKAARDALELIHRIFPVRKTKLNLPLPKPQRPCLNFHMHRCLGPCQGNVSREVYGELISEILSFLEGKKEGLVQRLKQNMLAASEKMEYERAGFLKKRIDQINQIREKQTVVSLDGGDEDIIAFARREDEGQVIILEVRGGRLEGKKSFPITGLAYSTEEEIIQAFLRDYYLRVSTIPSLIILPPQAKGNYDAVLSAIQEHSNLLPKLKFPEAGQKRSLLRLAEKNAELSLTERILATKLRDQTNALKEIQTNLKLPQLPRVIECYDISHFQGSSPVASGVMFVEGKPYKAGYRHYKIRGYEGINDPGMMHEVIARRLSHLINEDEPLPDLIVIDGGPTQLTRAAEAANALDLGDLPMIGLAKKREEIFFPGDNDPYTFDIHSPMMRLIRSVRDEAHRFGVNYHRLLRKKKTLQSILDEIPDVGNVRKKQILKFFQAKKKVQDASLAELKLVPGIGTTLAERIFEKIQEIKTKSQIKV
- the lepB gene encoding signal peptidase I, yielding MSRSKQKISWKDRAFQIGIPLGVSLILIQLVKLYVFTPLKITNDFMAPTFAKDDTVYINRIFRKKNLLVGDVVLIRSPKDSRQFILARILGKGSDAIEIQNRKAFRNGELVNPSLFPEPKETNLPILPKGKSDTDHMDKVFVPARHVFVLADNREIGVDSRDIGTISEDLIVGKVW
- a CDS encoding methyl-accepting chemotaxis protein, with product MRAISKSKTMKIRSFLRYFLLRVELFNLFGLVPIIILYVYNFTDRKEGEGLPILLSALFSFLVVTLGLGLFAFLRFGTLFRYENERNQNGTVSETTQKKALFWIKHFTSLTCLDFILRYAIGFSVFAFSLFLFTGKLNYILLSEIFVVLLLANSISLLFIFIFADHAFKKFNIIQLFQEIFADFSSEMIRESLSKKLASQTVVAFLFAIMLIFVINYRLNFKNESALIDQSMKESTLGSESVLRLTLVSFRDSLTKSLFETNELTKPIFSKNENDIKKVLEDIYVNSNHSSTEALFYYYPEKGIFISTKNYPFSNKQDVFAIRDISVAKSGPQRHQSFVSPLSGEMISPYTLPVYEGETFRGFVGGFLNIERLGKFILSNIHIGIEGTATLLDEDGTVLYSSQKTEIGKSAKENPYLKQLFGSESAFEIYHIHIDEHPRKYAYVHNTEFLYYIYSHFEILELFEKQIKTLYSTLIISLFSLIVIGIITILVIESKLSPLKHMKTRISEMAVGNLKTAFESTSRDEIGIMAEALSQFQKKLKSILTQTQDSALALGNSGNEILESMILLSDAAQSQAAGSEEISASVEEITAGVENIAMRADTQSSTLQSLQRKMEELNSAVRDIDQNFSKADTKVREITDESKLGEASLKEMKRSMDKISESSGEMSSVIEIIHTISEQINLLALNAAIEAARAGASGRGFAVVADEISKLADKTARSIEDIESLIEQNEKEINVGQEKIDHSIDTLSKTISGVNQIYQMTQNMRGIVQRQIDTNQEVNEGVKVIQELSDMIKEATEEQKTAMLEINRSIAEINNHAQNTAMSSEGVKENAQSMNYLAENLKKEINYFHV